A single genomic interval of Orcinus orca chromosome 19, mOrcOrc1.1, whole genome shotgun sequence harbors:
- the LOC101272368 gene encoding angiotensin-converting enzyme isoform X1, with product MGAASGRRWPRPPLLSLLLLLLLPPPPPVVLALDPALQPGNFSADEAGAQVFAKSFNSSAEQVLFHSTAASWAHDTNITEENARRQEEAALISQEFSEVWGQKAKALFDPIWQHFTDPTLRRIISAVRTLGPANLPLEERQQYNSLLSNMSRIYSTAKVCFPNKTATCWSLDPELTNILAASRSYALLLYAWEGWHNAVGIPLKPLYQKFTALSNAAYKQDGFSDTGAYWRSWYDSPTFTEDLEHLYHQLEPLYLNLHAYVRRALHRRYGDRFINLRGPIPAHLLGDMWAQSWDKIYDMVVPFSDKPNLDVTSTMVQKGWNATHMFRVAEEFFTSLGLLPMPPEFWAESMLEKPSDGREVVCHASAWDFYNRKDFRIKQCTQVTMDQLSTVHHEMGHVQYYLQYKDQHVSLRQGANPGFHEAIGDVMALSVSTPAHLHKIGLLDHVTNDKESDINYLLKMALEKIAFLPFGYLVDQWRWGVFSGRTPPSLYNYDWWYLRTKYQGICPPVVRNETHFDAGAKFHVPNVTPYIRYFVSFVLQFQLHQALCKEAGHQGPLHQCDIYQSTQAGAKLRALLQAGSSRPWQEVLKDMVGSDSLDAQPLLNYFQPVTQWLQEQNRQNGEVLGWPEYQWRPPMPDNYPEGIDLVSDEAEASRFVEEYDRRSRVVWNEYAEASWDYNTNITKEGSKILLEKNIQMANHTVKYGTWARKFDVTNFQNATMKRMIKKIQDLERAALPVRELEQYNQILLDMETTYSVASVCHSNGTCLQLEPDLTHLMATSRNYEELLWAWKGWRDKVGRSILPYFPQYVELSNKAARLNGYKDGGDSWRSMYEMPFLEYELEQLFQELQPLYLNLHAYVRRALYRFYGSELINLEGPIPAHLLGNMWAQSWSNIYDLVVPFPSAPRMDATEAMIKQGWTPQRMFKEADNFFISLGLLPVPPEFWSKSMLEKPTDGREVVCHASAWDFFNGKDFRIKQCTTVNMEDLVVAHHEMGHIQYFMQYKDLPVTFREGANPGFHEAIGDVLALSVSTPKHLHKINLLSSGDGSYEEDINFLMKMALDKIAFVPFSYLVDQWRWRVFDGSITKENYNQEWWSLRLKYQGLCPPVARSQGDFDPGAKFHIPSSVPYIRYFVSFVIQFQFHEALCQAAGHKGPLHKCDIYQSQEAGKRLADAMKLGFSRPWPEAMRLITGQPKMSAAAMMTYFKPLLDWLVTENTRHGEKLGWPQYNWMPNSARSEASFPGSGRVSFLGLNLEEQQARVGQWVLLFLGVALLVATLGLAYRLFSIRHHSFHHPHSGPQFGSEVELRHS from the exons ATGGGGGCCGCGTCGGGCCGCCGGTGGCCGCGGCCGCCGCTGCTGtcgttgctgctgctgctgctgctgccaccaccgccGCCTGTGGTCCTGGCGCTCGACCCCGCGTTGCAGCCGGGGAACTTTTCCGCCGACGAGGCCGGTGCGCAGGTCTTCGCAAAGAGCTTCAATTCGAGCGCCGAGCAGGTGTTGTTCCACAGCACGGCCGCCAGCTGGGCGCACGACACCAACATCACCGAGGAAAACGCGCGGCGCCAG GAGGAGGCAGCCCTAATCAGCCAGGAGTTTTCAGAGGTCTGGGGCCAGAAGGCCAAGGCTCTGTTCGACCCAATCTGGCAGCACTTCACCGACCCCACGCTGCGACGCATCATCAGTGCCGTGCGCACCCTGGGCCCTGCCAACCTGCCCCTGGAGGAGCGGCAGCAG TACAACTCTCTGCTAAGCAACATGTCCAGGATTTACTCCACGGCCAAGGTCTGCTTCCCCAACAAGACTGCCACCTGCTGGTCCCTGGACCCAG AGCTCACCAACATCCTGGCTGCGTCGCGAAGCTATGCCCTGCTACTCTATGCCTGGGAGGGCTGGCACAACGCTGTGGGCATCCCGCTGAAACCCCTGTACCAGAAGTTCACTGCCCTCAGCAACGCGGCCTACAAGCAGGATG GCTTCTCAGACACGGGGGCCTACTGGCGCTCCTGGTACGACTCCCCCACCTTCACGGAGGATCTGGAGCACCTGTACCATCAGTTAGAGCCCCTGTACCTGAACCTCCACGCCTACGTCCGCCGCGCACTGCACCGCCGATACGGGGACAGATTCATCAACCTCAGGGGACCCAtccctgctcacctgctgg GGGACATGTGGGCCCAGAGCTGGGACAAAATCTACGACATGGTGGTGCCTTTCTCTGACAAGCCCAATCTTGACGTTACCAGTACTATGGTGCAGAAG GGATGGAACGCTACACACATGTTCCGGGTGGCAGAGGAGTTCTTCACCTCCCTAGGGCTCTTGCCCATGCCTCCTGAGTTCTGGGCAGAGTCCATGCTGGAGAAACCAAGCGACGGGCGTGAGGTGGTGTGCCACGCCTCCGCCTGGGATTTCTACAACAGGAAAGACTTCAG GATCAAGCAGTGCACGCAGGTCACTATGGACCAGCTGTCCACGGTGCACCACGAGATGGGCCACGTGCAGTACTACCTGCAGTACAAGGACCAACACGTCTCCCTGCGCCAAGGCGCCAACCCCGGCTTCCATGAGGCCATCGGGGATGTGATGGCACTCTCCGTCTCCACTCCTGCACATCTGCACAAAATTGGCCTGCTGGACCATGTCACCAATGACAAGG AAAGCGACATCAATTACTTGTTAAAGATGGCACTGGAAAAAATTGCCTTCCTGCCCTTTGGCTACTTGGTGGACCAGTGGCGTTGGGGGGTCTTTAGTGGGCGTACCCCCCCTTCCCTCTACAACTATGACTGGTGGTATCTTCG AACCAAGTATCAGGGGATCTGTCCTCCAGTTGTCCGAAACGAAACCCACTTTGACGCTGGAGCCAAGTTTCATGTCCCAAATGTGACACCATACATCAG GTACTTCGTGAGTTTTGTCCTGCAGTTCCAGCTCCATCAAGCCCTGTGCAAGGAGGCGGGCCACCAGGGCCCGCTGCACCAGTGCGACATCTACCAGTCCACCCAGGCGGGGGCCAAGCTCCG GGCACTGCTGCAGGCAGGCTCCTCACGGCCCTGGCAGGAGGTGCTGAAGGACATGGTCGGCTCAGATTCCCTGGACGCTCAGCCGCTGCTCAACTACTTCCAGCCGGTCACACAGTGGCTACAAGAGCAGAACCGGCAGAATGGCGAGGTCCTGGGCTGGCCAGAATATCAGTGGCGCCCACCGATGCCCGACAATTACCCAGAGGGCATTG ACCTGGTGTCCGACGAGGCTGAGGCCAGCAGGTTTGTGGAGGAATATGACCGGAGATCCCGGGTGGTGTGGAACGAGTATGCCGAGGCCAGCTGGGATTATAATACCAACATCACCAAGGAGGGCAGCAAGATACTG CTGGAGAagaacatacagatggcaaaccaCACTGTCAAGTACGGCACCTGGGCCAGGAAGTTTGACGTGACCAACTTCCAGAACGCCACCATGAAGCGGATGATAAAGAAGATTCAGGATCTAGAGCGGGCGGCGCTGCCTGTCAGGGAGCTGGAGCAG TACAACCAGATCCTGCTGGACATGGAGACCACTTACAGCGTGGCCTCTGTGTGCCATAGCAACGGCACTTGTCTGCAGCTCGAGCCTG ATCTGACACATCTGATGGCCACATCCCGGAACTATGAAGAACTGCTGTGGGCATGGAAGGGCTGGCGAGACAAGGTGGGGAGATCCATCCTCCCATATTTCCCCCAATATGTGGAGCTCAGCAACAAGGCTGCCAGGCTCAATG GCTACAAGGACGGAGGGGACTCCTGGAGATCTATGTACGAGATGCCATTCCTGGAGTACGAGCTGGAGCAGCTCTTCCAGGAGCTGCAGCCGCTCTACCTGAACCTGCACGCCTACGTGCGCCGGGCGCTGTATCGCTTCTACGGGTCCGAGCTCATCAACCTGGAGGGCCCCATCCCAGCCCACCTGCTGG GGAACATGTGGGCACAGAGCTGGTCCAACATCTATGACTTGGTAGTACCCTTCCCTTCAGCCCCCAGGATGGATGCCACAGAGGCCATGATAAAGCAG GGCTGGACACCCCAAAGGATGTTTAAGGAAGCAGACAATTTCTTCATCTCCCTGGGGCTGCTGCCCGTGCCCCCCGAGTTCTGGAGCAAGTCTATGCTGGAGAAGCCGACCGATGGGCGGGAGGTGGTGTGCCACGCCTCCGCCTGGGACTTCTTCAACGGCAAGGACTTCAG GATCAAGCAGTGCACCACTGTGAACATGGAGGACCTGGTGGTGGCCCACCACGAAATGGGCCACATACAGTATTTCATGCAGTACAAGGACTTGCCGGTGACCTTCCGGGAGGGTGCCAACCCTGGTTTTCACGAGGCCATTGGGGATGTGCTGGCCCTCTCAGTGTCTACCCCCAAGCACCTGCACAAGATCAACCTGCTGAGTAGTGGGGACGGCAGCTATG AGGAGGACATCAACTTTCTGATGAAGATGGCGCTCGACAAGATCGCCTTTGTTCCCTTCAGCTATCTTGTGGACCAGTGGCGCTGGAGGGTGTTTGACGGAAGCATCACCAAGGAGAACTACAACCAGGAGTGGTGGAGCCTCAG GCTGAAGTACCAGGGCCTCTGTCCCCCAGTGGCCAGGTCTCAAGGCGACTTTGACCCAGGGGCCAAGTTCCACATTCCTTCAAGCGTGCCATATATCAG GTATTTCGTCAGCTTCGTCATCCAGTTCCAGTTTCACGAGGCGCTGTGTCAGGCGGCGGGCCACAAGGGCCCCCTGCACAAGTGCGACATCTACCAGTCCCAGGAGGCCGGGAAGCGCCTGGC CGACGCCATGAAGCTGGGCTTCAGTCGGCCGTGGCCCGAAGCCATGCGGCTCATCACGGGCCAGCCCAAGATGTCGGCCGCTGCCATGATGACCTACTTCAAGCCGCTGCTGGACTGGCTCGTGACCGAGAACACGCGGCACGGGGAGAAGCTGGGCTGGCCTCAGTACAACTGGATGCCAAACTCAG cTCGCTCGGAAGCCTCCTTCCCGGGCTCCGGCCGTGTCAGCTTCCTGGGCCTGAACCTGGAGGAGCAGCAGGCCCGCGTGGGCCAGTGGGTGCTGCTTTTCCTGGGCGTCGCCTTGCTGGTGGCCACCCTGGGCCTCGCCTACCGGCTCTTCAGCATCCGCCACCACAGCTTCCACCACCCCCACAGCGGGCCCCAGTTTGGCTCCGAGGTGGAGCTCAGACACTCCTGA
- the LOC101272368 gene encoding angiotensin-converting enzyme isoform X2 — MGQGWAAPGLSRLLLLLLLCCGRPLLAPGQGTTGQVSVSQGTASSQTTNRHSTTSSPKTQSPNLVSDEAEASRFVEEYDRRSRVVWNEYAEASWDYNTNITKEGSKILLEKNIQMANHTVKYGTWARKFDVTNFQNATMKRMIKKIQDLERAALPVRELEQYNQILLDMETTYSVASVCHSNGTCLQLEPDLTHLMATSRNYEELLWAWKGWRDKVGRSILPYFPQYVELSNKAARLNGYKDGGDSWRSMYEMPFLEYELEQLFQELQPLYLNLHAYVRRALYRFYGSELINLEGPIPAHLLGNMWAQSWSNIYDLVVPFPSAPRMDATEAMIKQGWTPQRMFKEADNFFISLGLLPVPPEFWSKSMLEKPTDGREVVCHASAWDFFNGKDFRIKQCTTVNMEDLVVAHHEMGHIQYFMQYKDLPVTFREGANPGFHEAIGDVLALSVSTPKHLHKINLLSSGDGSYEEDINFLMKMALDKIAFVPFSYLVDQWRWRVFDGSITKENYNQEWWSLRLKYQGLCPPVARSQGDFDPGAKFHIPSSVPYIRYFVSFVIQFQFHEALCQAAGHKGPLHKCDIYQSQEAGKRLADAMKLGFSRPWPEAMRLITGQPKMSAAAMMTYFKPLLDWLVTENTRHGEKLGWPQYNWMPNSARSEASFPGSGRVSFLGLNLEEQQARVGQWVLLFLGVALLVATLGLAYRLFSIRHHSFHHPHSGPQFGSEVELRHS, encoded by the exons ATGGGCCAAGGTTGGGCTGCTCCGGGACTgtcccgcctcctcctcctcctcctgctctgcTGTGGGCGCCCCCTGCTGGCCCCTGGCCAGGGGACCACCGGCCAGGTGTCAGTCAGCCAGGGAACAGCCAGCAGCCAGACGACTAACCGCCACTCGACAACCAGCAGCCCGAAAACCCAGAGCCCAA ACCTGGTGTCCGACGAGGCTGAGGCCAGCAGGTTTGTGGAGGAATATGACCGGAGATCCCGGGTGGTGTGGAACGAGTATGCCGAGGCCAGCTGGGATTATAATACCAACATCACCAAGGAGGGCAGCAAGATACTG CTGGAGAagaacatacagatggcaaaccaCACTGTCAAGTACGGCACCTGGGCCAGGAAGTTTGACGTGACCAACTTCCAGAACGCCACCATGAAGCGGATGATAAAGAAGATTCAGGATCTAGAGCGGGCGGCGCTGCCTGTCAGGGAGCTGGAGCAG TACAACCAGATCCTGCTGGACATGGAGACCACTTACAGCGTGGCCTCTGTGTGCCATAGCAACGGCACTTGTCTGCAGCTCGAGCCTG ATCTGACACATCTGATGGCCACATCCCGGAACTATGAAGAACTGCTGTGGGCATGGAAGGGCTGGCGAGACAAGGTGGGGAGATCCATCCTCCCATATTTCCCCCAATATGTGGAGCTCAGCAACAAGGCTGCCAGGCTCAATG GCTACAAGGACGGAGGGGACTCCTGGAGATCTATGTACGAGATGCCATTCCTGGAGTACGAGCTGGAGCAGCTCTTCCAGGAGCTGCAGCCGCTCTACCTGAACCTGCACGCCTACGTGCGCCGGGCGCTGTATCGCTTCTACGGGTCCGAGCTCATCAACCTGGAGGGCCCCATCCCAGCCCACCTGCTGG GGAACATGTGGGCACAGAGCTGGTCCAACATCTATGACTTGGTAGTACCCTTCCCTTCAGCCCCCAGGATGGATGCCACAGAGGCCATGATAAAGCAG GGCTGGACACCCCAAAGGATGTTTAAGGAAGCAGACAATTTCTTCATCTCCCTGGGGCTGCTGCCCGTGCCCCCCGAGTTCTGGAGCAAGTCTATGCTGGAGAAGCCGACCGATGGGCGGGAGGTGGTGTGCCACGCCTCCGCCTGGGACTTCTTCAACGGCAAGGACTTCAG GATCAAGCAGTGCACCACTGTGAACATGGAGGACCTGGTGGTGGCCCACCACGAAATGGGCCACATACAGTATTTCATGCAGTACAAGGACTTGCCGGTGACCTTCCGGGAGGGTGCCAACCCTGGTTTTCACGAGGCCATTGGGGATGTGCTGGCCCTCTCAGTGTCTACCCCCAAGCACCTGCACAAGATCAACCTGCTGAGTAGTGGGGACGGCAGCTATG AGGAGGACATCAACTTTCTGATGAAGATGGCGCTCGACAAGATCGCCTTTGTTCCCTTCAGCTATCTTGTGGACCAGTGGCGCTGGAGGGTGTTTGACGGAAGCATCACCAAGGAGAACTACAACCAGGAGTGGTGGAGCCTCAG GCTGAAGTACCAGGGCCTCTGTCCCCCAGTGGCCAGGTCTCAAGGCGACTTTGACCCAGGGGCCAAGTTCCACATTCCTTCAAGCGTGCCATATATCAG GTATTTCGTCAGCTTCGTCATCCAGTTCCAGTTTCACGAGGCGCTGTGTCAGGCGGCGGGCCACAAGGGCCCCCTGCACAAGTGCGACATCTACCAGTCCCAGGAGGCCGGGAAGCGCCTGGC CGACGCCATGAAGCTGGGCTTCAGTCGGCCGTGGCCCGAAGCCATGCGGCTCATCACGGGCCAGCCCAAGATGTCGGCCGCTGCCATGATGACCTACTTCAAGCCGCTGCTGGACTGGCTCGTGACCGAGAACACGCGGCACGGGGAGAAGCTGGGCTGGCCTCAGTACAACTGGATGCCAAACTCAG cTCGCTCGGAAGCCTCCTTCCCGGGCTCCGGCCGTGTCAGCTTCCTGGGCCTGAACCTGGAGGAGCAGCAGGCCCGCGTGGGCCAGTGGGTGCTGCTTTTCCTGGGCGTCGCCTTGCTGGTGGCCACCCTGGGCCTCGCCTACCGGCTCTTCAGCATCCGCCACCACAGCTTCCACCACCCCCACAGCGGGCCCCAGTTTGGCTCCGAGGTGGAGCTCAGACACTCCTGA